Proteins encoded by one window of Salvia splendens isolate huo1 chromosome 7, SspV2, whole genome shotgun sequence:
- the LOC121810554 gene encoding uncharacterized protein LOC121810554 has translation MTICGDYDSLLDQSSSLSLSPTWTRRHQPHRRRSRSGGAPLSSISLLSSPSRRHPHRFLRPAATAAGPPSSRVRIPAAITENLSSSRRRRFRHVGDFQIQGKKRKDVFLERGLPSSATECRARCLVVVILGNSLLVGTPTTPASEKRRMIEEFYGMVRPEVVEVHPPDVVKTKGHASTQRAV, from the exons atgaccatatgCGGGGATTACGACTCTCTG TTGGATCAAAG cagctctctctctctctctcccactTGGACTCGCCGCCACCAGCCTCACCGCCGCCGCTCGCGGAGCGGCGGCGCTCCTCTCTCCTctatctctcttctctcttcaccGTCGCGCCGCCATCCTCACCGTTTTCTCCGTCCAgccgccaccgctgcgggtCCGCCGTCGTCGCGGGTTCGCATCCCCGCCGCCATCACCGAGAATCTTTCCTCCAGTCGCCGACGCCGTTTCCGACATGTAGGTG ATTTCCAGATTCAAGGAAAGAAAAGGAAGGATGTGTTTTTGGAGCGTGGGCTGCCATCGTCGGCGACAGAGTGCCGAGCTCGTTGCC TGGTGGTGGTTATACTTGGTAATTCTCTTCTAGTTGGAACTCCTACAACACCCGCCTCTGAAAAGAGGCGAATGATTGAAGAGTTTTATGGTATGGTAAGGCCTGAAGTAGTTGAGGTCCATCCTCCGGATGTTGTCAAGACCAAGGGCCACGCTAGCACTCAGCGAGCCGTCTGA